From a region of the Paenibacillus lutimineralis genome:
- the nusG gene encoding transcription termination/antitermination protein NusG has protein sequence MEKRWYVVHTYSGYENKVKANLEKRVESMGMEDKIFRVLVPMEEEVVNKDGKKKTVMRKVYPGYVLVEMIQTDDSWYVVRNTPGVTGFVGSTGSGSKPTPLLPEEVDQILQHMGMEEPKPVVEFDLKESVRIKVGPFANFVGSIEEILVDKSKLKVHVNMFGRETPLELDYNQVEKI, from the coding sequence ATGGAAAAAAGATGGTACGTCGTTCATACCTATTCTGGGTATGAGAACAAAGTCAAAGCCAATTTGGAAAAGCGCGTCGAGTCAATGGGCATGGAAGACAAGATATTCCGCGTTCTTGTTCCGATGGAAGAAGAAGTGGTGAACAAGGATGGCAAGAAGAAAACTGTCATGCGTAAAGTTTACCCGGGATATGTCTTGGTAGAAATGATCCAGACTGACGATTCCTGGTATGTTGTTCGCAACACGCCGGGTGTAACTGGATTTGTTGGATCTACAGGATCGGGCTCCAAGCCAACGCCTCTGCTTCCTGAGGAAGTAGATCAGATTTTGCAGCATATGGGCATGGAAGAACCGAAACCAGTTGTAGAATTCGATCTCAAAGAATCCGTACGCATCAAAGTTGGTCCGTTTGCTAACTTTGTCGGCAGCATTGAAGAAATTCTCGTCGACAAGAGCAAACTGAAGGTTCATGTCAACATGTTTGGTCGAGAAACCCCGCTTGAGCTTGATTACAATCAAGTGGAAAAGATATAG
- the secE gene encoding preprotein translocase subunit SecE, with protein MKRSFKSLISFFSESWAELKKVRWPNRKELTNYTLVVLGTIVVVAVYFWVLDIGISAVIEAII; from the coding sequence ATGAAACGCAGTTTCAAGTCGTTGATTTCTTTTTTCTCTGAAAGCTGGGCTGAGCTTAAAAAGGTTCGCTGGCCTAATCGTAAAGAGCTGACGAATTATACGCTTGTTGTGCTAGGTACAATAGTAGTTGTCGCTGTTTATTTTTGGGTACTTGATATCGGCATTTCTGCTGTGATCGAAGCGATAATTTAA
- the rpmG gene encoding 50S ribosomal protein L33, translating into MRVIITLACTNCKQRNYTTTKNKRNHPDRMEMKKYCKFCNEQVPHRETR; encoded by the coding sequence ATGCGGGTAATTATTACGTTGGCTTGTACGAACTGCAAACAAAGAAACTACACGACAACCAAAAACAAGCGTAACCACCCGGACCGCATGGAGATGAAGAAATATTGCAAGTTTTGTAACGAGCAAGTTCCTCATCGCGAAACCAGATAG
- the sigH gene encoding RNA polymerase sporulation sigma factor SigH — translation MFDYEIQSDEDIVEAVQNGDSEALEYLINKYRSFVRAKARSYFLIGADREDIIQEGMIGLYKAIRDFRGDKLASFKAFAELCITRQIITAIKTATRQKHIPLNSYVSLDKPIYDEDSDRTLLDIICGSQVCDPEELIINQEEFVGLEDKMSEILSDLERKVLMLYLDGRSYQEIAVDLDRHVKSIDNALQRVKRKLERYLEIRDVGI, via the coding sequence ATGTTTGACTATGAAATCCAAAGTGATGAGGACATTGTCGAAGCTGTTCAGAATGGCGACAGTGAAGCGTTGGAGTACTTGATCAACAAGTATCGTAGTTTTGTTCGAGCTAAAGCCAGATCCTATTTTTTGATCGGTGCCGACAGAGAAGATATCATTCAGGAAGGAATGATAGGTCTTTATAAGGCAATCCGGGACTTTCGGGGTGATAAGCTTGCTTCGTTCAAGGCTTTTGCCGAGCTGTGTATTACACGTCAGATCATTACTGCGATCAAGACGGCTACACGGCAGAAGCATATTCCGCTTAACTCATATGTCTCTTTGGACAAGCCGATATACGATGAGGATTCGGACAGGACGCTGCTGGACATTATCTGCGGCTCGCAGGTATGCGACCCTGAGGAACTAATTATCAACCAGGAGGAATTCGTGGGCCTGGAAGACAAGATGTCTGAAATACTTAGCGACCTGGAACGTAAAGTTCTCATGCTGTATCTTGACGGCCGTTCGTATCAGGAGATCGCGGTGGATTTAGACCGTCATGTCAAATCGATCGATAATGCTCTGCAAAGAGTAAAACGAAAATTAGAACGCTATTTGGAAATTCGCGATGTTGGAATTTAA